Part of the Woronichinia naegeliana WA131 genome, CTAAACAGAGAGCAGAAGCCCTTTCTAAACTTCCTGAAATTTTAGGAGTTGTTGGTCATTATCCCAGTGAAATGACTGTGGCAACGGTAGATATTTATGATCGAGAGAATTTAGTCTTGATTTCTCCTGGATCAACAACGCAAGAACTTACCGAATATCCTCGAAAAAATTTCTTGCGGACTGTTTTTTCTGTTGAACAACAATCTCCTGCCATTGCAAAATTTTTGCAAGAAAAGTCTATTAAAAAAGCAGTAAGTTTTTATAGCGAAGGAAGCCCATTCAGTGACTCTTTTTATAAAAGTTTCAGAAATTTTTTTAAACAATCTCCATTCTACGGAACTGTAGCAAAAGTAAATGAATTTAATCTGAGGAAACCTAACTTTGATGAAAAAAAAGCTATTCAAGAATTACGAAGACAAGAAGAAATAACGGCAACAGAAATAGGACTTTTACTATTTCCTGATACCATTGGCAACGCCCAAAACAATGCAATTAAACTTATAAAACTTAATGATGGTCAAAATTGGGTGATCGGATCATGGGGACTTCGTAGCCCTAATACCTTAAAACAAGTTGACAACTTACAACCTTTTCAAAAGTTTTTAATACCTGTACCTTGGGATTCTTTAACCAGTCCTAATCAGGATTTTCTTAAGGATGTTAAAAATTTATGGGGTACGGCTTCTGTGAATGCAATTACAGCCTTATCTTATGATGCGACTCTTGCTCTAACAAAAGCTCTAGAAAAAGAAAATAATCCAACACGAATTAACATTATTGAGCAATTGAAAGCTCCTAATTTTAGTGTTGATGGAGGAGCGACTGGCACAATTGAGTTCAACCCTGACAATGGCGATCGCAAAAATCCCTCTGTAGAATTTGTTCATATTGTGGAGTGTCGAAAGGAAAACTTTGATTTTGCTTTTGTTCCAATCAAGTATTCCACTGCTAAAGATGCAGGTTTAACTTGTTTAAACTCAACCAAAAAGCCTCCTAGCCCATAGCTACTTTCCATCAAAAAAAGTAGAATTCGTTGGTTGTCAGTCTAAATTTTCAGTTCCCAAATCCAGAAATATTGGACTTAGAAACTAAGCCCCTACCTTAAACAAAAATAATTTAAAATCTCTATTCTTAAATAGTTTAAATTCTAAACCATCAAAAATAAATGCCTGCCAAAGATATTTTCCATGACTGTGTAAAACACGCCTTAATCAAAGATGGCTGGATAGTTACCGATGATCCATTAAGCCTTAAAATTGGCAAAAAAGACTTGTTTATTGATCTAGCGGCTGAAAAGATGCTGATTGCCGAAAAAGGAACAGAAAGAATAGCTGTTGAAATCAAAAGCTTTGTCGGAACATCTGAGGTTGAAGACTTAAAGAATGCGCTAGGCCAATATATTCTTTATGAAAAAATTATCAAACGCCAGCTTTTAGATAGAACTCTTTATCTTGCTATTCGAGAGACTACCTATAATAACTTATTTAGTCAAGAAATTGGCCAAATACTACTTGAAGAAAAAACACTAAAACTCATTATCTTTAATCCCGAAACTGAGGTAATCACCAAATGGATAAACTAAATCATTACCGCCAAATTATTCATCAGGTTCTTTCCCCCTATAGCCAAATTATTTATAACAATGCGGACATTAAAAATCGTCTGGCTCTCGATGCCCAGAATAACCAATATCTCGTCATTTCGGAAGGTTGGCAAAATAGTCAACGTTACCATGATTGTCTAATTCATTTAGAAATTATTAATGGAAAAATTTGGGTACAATGTGACAATACAGAAGATGGCATCACCAAAGAACTTCTGGCCGCAGGTATTCCCAAAGACGATATTGTTTTAGGCTTCCATGAACCTAAAATACGTCAATATACAGGCTTTGCTGTAGCTTAACGTTCAAATATGATGGACAATTCCCTAGACCGCGATCGCTGAAAGCCTCTAAAAATTTAACCTTTTATCTAGATAGGGCTTGCTGAATAAGTATAGAACCCTTGCCAGATAATGCTTTCAAGCATTTTAAAAACGATCAGGTGCAAGGTTATGGCCTTTGGAGGCTCAAAGCCCATGCACGTCGTTGGAAAACTGGGGGTTGAAATTGGAAACAACTCTCTGAAGTCACCATTTTTCGCCTCCTGTGGCATTTAGGTTCGTTTTGTGGACTTTTTCAGCAGACCCTAAATAGATTTTAAATATCTAAAAGCCTTGTCCAGTAAGGCTTTCAAAAAAATATTTAGATCGTCGAAATACATGCGGAATATGGGTTATAGACCTGTGGATCGCATTTTTAGAAAGCAGTCCGTCCGCCCATTGCGATTAGTCTTATCCACAGATTAAGAGCAATACCTAAGCTTCTTGGGTTTTCTCCCTTGTCACCGTCAGGATTTGGGTAATCACCTCCTTAATAGTCAAATGGTCGGTCTGAATCTCGATCGCATCCTCCGCTTTTTTGAGGGGGGCCCGGTTGCGGCTACTATCGAGTTGATCCCGTTGGGCAATTTCCTGGACAAGTTCTTGTAAATCAATCTCGGTTTGGCCTTGATGGTGAAAATCCGCTAATCGTCGTCTGGCTCTTTCCAGAACAGAAGCCGTTAGAAAAATTTTAACTTCCGCATCGGGAAAGACATTGGTGCCAATATCCCGACCTTCGGCCACTAAGCCCCCTTGTTTGCCGTAGGTTTGCTGGGTTTTGACCAATACCTCTCGCACGGCTGCCTGGGCGGCGATCGCTGATACCAAAGCCGTAACTTCAGGAGTCCGAATCGCGTCACTAATGTCAAGACCATTGACTTTCACTCCCGTTAGTTGGGGAGCCGGTCGAGAAATTAATTCAATCTGAGCTTGACTAACTAATTCGGCAATAGCTGCTTCCTCTTCGGGATTAAGGCCCGCTTGTAAAACCAGCCAGGCGATCGCTCGATACATGGCTCCTGTGTCTAAATAGATGAACCCCAGGGCATCAGCAACCCGACGGGTAACGGTAGATTTTCCGGATCCCGCAGGGCCATCAATGGCGATAATAGCCTGACGATTCCGCAATAGTAAATTGTCAATCAGACGGGTTTTTCCCGCATAGACAGCGATCGCCAGCAATCCGGCTTCGGTAATCGTATCCAGGGACTGGAGACTAGTCGGATCAACTAAATCGAGATATTGCAATTGCAAATTAGGCGTTAGGGCTAACTGTTTTTGAACACTGGTTAATAAAGCATCGCGCTCTCGTTTCCCTTGCTGAAAAACCTGGTGGGCCATCTGCAAACTCCGGTAAATATTGGCCGCTTCTTCTTTTTCTGTCTGACTCAAATATTGATTACGGGAACTAAGGGCTAAACCCGATGCTTCTCTGACAATTGGGCAGCCTTGAATGACCACAGGAAAATTCAAATCGTTAACCAAACGCCGAATAATCGCTAACTGTTGAGCATCTTTTTCACCGAAATAGGCCACCGTCGGTTGTACGATCTGGAAAAGCTGGCTGACAATAGTGGCTACGCCTGGAAAATGTCCTGGACGATAAGCTCCACAAAGGCAATTGAGCAGGGAACTGGGCGGCATCACCAGACTCTTTTCGGTTAAACTTCCCATTTCCTCGGCGGTAGGTGCGAAAACGACCGTTGCTCCCCAACTAGCCGCTAACTGACAATCCTGTTCAAAGGAGCGAGGATATTGGCTGAAATCTTCCTGGGGGCCAAACTGCAAAGGATTGACAAAAATACTAACGACCACCAAATCTGTTTCTAGGGCAGCCCGTTGAATTAAGCTACCGTGGCCCCGATGCAAAGCTCCCATCGTTGGCACCAAACCAATCTTTTTCTGTTGTCCCTCTTGTTCTAAATAGCTTCGTAAATAGGTTCGTAGCCCCGCAATGGTTTTAAAACAGCGCACCTCAAATCTCCTTAATCAATATGTCTCAGTTTAGTGATAACGACCAGAGCCGCTAGAAATTAGTGTTCAACTGGGTTGACATCCTCACCGCGCTGAAGCGACGGCGATTCCCATCTACCTAAATTAAAGTCAATTGAATAGGTAATAGGCGGGTTGACACTTCATCGGAAGCAACTAGCAAGCTAGATTTACGCCGTCCTCCATGTCCGTTTTCAGTCTCGGAAAGCCCTCCCGCGACCTTGATATTCTTGGCGGCATTTACGTCTCTATCGTGGATGTCCCCACAGAAAAGACAAGTCCATTCCCTAACAGAAAGTTCTTTTTTTTCGCCAATTTGTCCACAACTTGAACAGCTTTGTGAAGTCGGTTCCCAACGAGAAATTACCCTAAAATCACGCCCATACATTTTCGACTTGGCTTCTAACATAGCCCTAAAACTACGCCAACCTAGATCGGAAATAGCACGAGACAACTTGCAATTTTTAAGCATTCCCGATGTATTCAAATCTTCTAGCACAATCGTTTGGTTTTCACGAATGAGCCGAGTAGATAGTTTATGCAAAAAGTCAGTGCGAGTGTCCTTGATTTTTGCGTGAATTTTAGCAACTTTTACTCGTGCTTTTTCACGCCGTTTACTCCCTTTTTGCTTGCGAGACAAGCTGCGTTGAGCCTTTCTTAATTTCTTAAGTCTCTTTTTAAGAGGTTTAGGAGCCTTGATTTTTTCTCCATTATCTAACGTAGCAAAATCGGTTATCCCTAGATCAATCCCTACAGACTTACCGTTATCAGATAACTTTTCAGGATTAATCTCTACAACAAAGCTAAGAAAGTACCGACCTGCCGCATCTTTAATTACAGTGACACTAGATAGTTCGGAAGGTAGGGGGCGGCTCCACACTACATCTAAGTAGCCTATTTTCGCCAAATAAACCTTTTCTCCTTTGATCGAGAAACCTGCATTAGTGAAAGTAGCAGACTGCTTTGATTTCCGACTCTTGAATCTTGGCGGATTAATCTTTTTCCCTTTCCTCTTTCCATTAATTGAGTTAAAGAAGCTCTGGTAGGCCATATTTAGATTCCTAACCGATTGCTGTAGGGGCACCGCCGATACTTCCGTTAACCAAGTCCTTTCTTCTGTCTGTTTAGATTGGGTTAGCAAACTAGAAAGTTGATTGTAAGATGGTAGTTTTTCAGAACCCTTGCAAATCGCTAAAGCATCATTCCAGACTACACGAATGCAACCAAACAGTCGGGCTAACCCTTGTTTCTGTTGGCCAGTCGGGTAGAATCTGAATTGATACCTTGCTTTCATTTACCGTGCTAGAATTGGTCTGTAAATTTATTTTAGTTGGTCTGCGTAAAAATGACAACCCAGTTACGAAGGGAACGTCACAGTATTTCTAGTCTCAAGACTCACTTGGTCTGCGTAACTAAATATCGTAGAGCCATTTTGACATCAGAAAGTCTTGCTGTTATAGAAAAATCCTTTGGAGAGGTTGCCAAGAAAATGGATTTTCAAATTCTTGAATTTAATGGAGGATCTGACCACGTTCACGCGCTTATTGAATTTCCGCCCAAACTCTCCATTTCTCAGATGGTAAATGCACTTAAAGGTGTTTCTAGTCGTCGCTACGGTCAATCTGGATTCCAAAAACCTTATGGCAAAGAGGCTCTATGGAGTCCTTCCTATTTTGTTTCAAGTGTTGGTGGTGCCCCTCTTGAGATTCTTAAGCAGTACATTCAAGACCAATAGACATCTCCATAATACTATAAAATCGACAAATATGCTATAATCATAGAAATTTAGACAGGAGTAACTATGCCTGAATACATCTATATGTGGGCTTATATTCAAAAACAGCCTCAAGAAACAAAGAGGTTGTTAGGAATAGAGTACCCAAAATTATTAGAGCTTATAACCTATGGCAAATTACTTAAAAAAGAATTTGAAGAAAGCAAAACCACACTGATTAAAGCAGGTGGTGGAAATAAACCGAAATTATCAGAGGAGGAGCAAATAGTTTTAATGCTAGTTTACTTAAGGCATTATCCGACCTTTCAGCTACTAGGAATAATGTTTGAAATAAGTGAATCGTCTGCCCATAATATATTCAATTATTGGCAGTCACTATTCGGAGAAAATTTACCAGCAAGTCTATTTGAACAACTAAAAAAGTTGCCAGAAGAAATAGAAAAAGTTAAAGAGGAGCTAATCCAACATGAACTAATAGTGGATGCGACAGAACAACCAGTAGAAAGACCTTTAGGGCAGGAGGCACAAAAACCATACTACTCAGGTAAACAAAAAAGGCATACCTCAAAAAGCCAAATAATCATTTGCCCAAAAATCAAGGAGATTGTGGATGTTGTGATAGGAGAAATAGGTTCAAAGAGCGATGTACAAATATTACGTCAAAGATTGGCTAAATTCCATCAAGAACAAGGCTTTCTAGGTGATAAAGCCTACGAGGGAGAATTCCAATTAACAACACCAAAAAAGAAACCAAAGGGGCGAGAATTAAGCAAAGAAGAAAAAGAAAGAAATAGTTGGTTATCGTCTCGACGAGTAGTGGTTGAACATATGATTCGATTGCTCAAAGTATTCAAAGTGATGCAAGAAAAATTTAGACTAAGAAAGGGAAGATATAAGTCATTAATCTCAACAGTATGTGGATTGGTGAGACTAAGGATAAATGCGCTGATATTAAGCATTATAAAATGTAGCGAATCAGGGCAGGTAATTGAGGTAAAGATGAGTCATTGTTTTTTGCCAGAATTGAATTTGGAGGTCTGAAAGCCCTGTAAACTCGTCTATGTACCAAGAAGTCTACTGAGTCTAGATTTAGCTACACTGCTTGCTAGACTAGGCTTTCCAGTTTTTGGAGATGTCTAATTAAAGCCGTCGTAGAACGACAGGGTTTTAAACCCATTTTTTTGATAACCTAATCTTAAAAGATTGTATCAAGTGTCACCAACTCCGCCCTCACGGTACGAAACTTGCCCCAACCCATTTAAGCAACATGACCATTACTCCCGAATCCATTCAACCCCTGCTTGCCTCCGAAGATTTTAGCGATCGCCTTCGAGGTCTTAATTTACTCCGACAGTTACCTCCCCATCTGGCTTTTCCCCTGCTTAAACCCCTAACCAGCGATCGCAATGTCCGCATCCGTTATGCGGCGGTCAGTCAACTGGATACCCTGGGCAATGAAAATCGGAGTGAAACCCTGGCTATTTTACGTGATTGTCTCCTAAATGATCCTGAAGTAGATGTCCAAGCCGCCGCCGCCGATATTTTAGGTGCGTTAAAATTTACCGAAGCCCTGGACGATCTCCAACTGGTCTATGAGCAAACCCCAGAATGGGTTTTAAAAATGAGCATTGTGGCAACCCTAGGAGAAATGGGGGATATTCGCGGCTTTGATTTGCTCAAACTCGCCCTTACTTCTGACAATGGACTGATCAAAACGGCTGCTCTAAGTGCCCTCGGTGATCTGGGTTTACCCGAAGTCCTACCCCTA contains:
- a CDS encoding XisH family protein is translated as MPAKDIFHDCVKHALIKDGWIVTDDPLSLKIGKKDLFIDLAAEKMLIAEKGTERIAVEIKSFVGTSEVEDLKNALGQYILYEKIIKRQLLDRTLYLAIRETTYNNLFSQEIGQILLEEKTLKLIIFNPETEVITKWIN
- a CDS encoding XisI protein; the protein is MDKLNHYRQIIHQVLSPYSQIIYNNADIKNRLALDAQNNQYLVISEGWQNSQRYHDCLIHLEIINGKIWVQCDNTEDGITKELLAAGIPKDDIVLGFHEPKIRQYTGFAVA
- a CDS encoding bifunctional pantoate--beta-alanine ligase/(d)CMP kinase, coding for MRCFKTIAGLRTYLRSYLEQEGQQKKIGLVPTMGALHRGHGSLIQRAALETDLVVVSIFVNPLQFGPQEDFSQYPRSFEQDCQLAASWGATVVFAPTAEEMGSLTEKSLVMPPSSLLNCLCGAYRPGHFPGVATIVSQLFQIVQPTVAYFGEKDAQQLAIIRRLVNDLNFPVVIQGCPIVREASGLALSSRNQYLSQTEKEEAANIYRSLQMAHQVFQQGKRERDALLTSVQKQLALTPNLQLQYLDLVDPTSLQSLDTITEAGLLAIAVYAGKTRLIDNLLLRNRQAIIAIDGPAGSGKSTVTRRVADALGFIYLDTGAMYRAIAWLVLQAGLNPEEEAAIAELVSQAQIELISRPAPQLTGVKVNGLDISDAIRTPEVTALVSAIAAQAAVREVLVKTQQTYGKQGGLVAEGRDIGTNVFPDAEVKIFLTASVLERARRRLADFHHQGQTEIDLQELVQEIAQRDQLDSSRNRAPLKKAEDAIEIQTDHLTIKEVITQILTVTREKTQEA
- a CDS encoding transposase, which translates into the protein MKARYQFRFYPTGQQKQGLARLFGCIRVVWNDALAICKGSEKLPSYNQLSSLLTQSKQTEERTWLTEVSAVPLQQSVRNLNMAYQSFFNSINGKRKGKKINPPRFKSRKSKQSATFTNAGFSIKGEKVYLAKIGYLDVVWSRPLPSELSSVTVIKDAAGRYFLSFVVEINPEKLSDNGKSVGIDLGITDFATLDNGEKIKAPKPLKKRLKKLRKAQRSLSRKQKGSKRREKARVKVAKIHAKIKDTRTDFLHKLSTRLIRENQTIVLEDLNTSGMLKNCKLSRAISDLGWRSFRAMLEAKSKMYGRDFRVISRWEPTSQSCSSCGQIGEKKELSVREWTCLFCGDIHDRDVNAAKNIKVAGGLSETENGHGGRRKSSLLVASDEVSTRLLPIQLTLI
- the tnpA gene encoding IS200/IS605 family transposase — translated: MTTQLRRERHSISSLKTHLVCVTKYRRAILTSESLAVIEKSFGEVAKKMDFQILEFNGGSDHVHALIEFPPKLSISQMVNALKGVSSRRYGQSGFQKPYGKEALWSPSYFVSSVGGAPLEILKQYIQDQ
- a CDS encoding transposase, whose translation is MWAYIQKQPQETKRLLGIEYPKLLELITYGKLLKKEFEESKTTLIKAGGGNKPKLSEEEQIVLMLVYLRHYPTFQLLGIMFEISESSAHNIFNYWQSLFGENLPASLFEQLKKLPEEIEKVKEELIQHELIVDATEQPVERPLGQEAQKPYYSGKQKRHTSKSQIIICPKIKEIVDVVIGEIGSKSDVQILRQRLAKFHQEQGFLGDKAYEGEFQLTTPKKKPKGRELSKEEKERNSWLSSRRVVVEHMIRLLKVFKVMQEKFRLRKGRYKSLISTVCGLVRLRINALILSIIKCSESGQVIEVKMSHCFLPELNLEV
- a CDS encoding HEAT repeat domain-containing protein; translation: MTITPESIQPLLASEDFSDRLRGLNLLRQLPPHLAFPLLKPLTSDRNVRIRYAAVSQLDTLGNENRSETLAILRDCLLNDPEVDVQAAAADILGALKFTEALDDLQLVYEQTPEWVLKMSIVATLGEMGDIRGFDLLKLALTSDNGLIKTAALSALGDLGLPEVLPLILPFLEDEDWQVRFRLAIALSKFPQPEAQAALSQLAQDPFEQVAETAKSLIQTPSL